Part of the Tolypothrix sp. PCC 7910 genome, ATTGGCAAACGTTACATCAGAACCTAACCGTTATCTTCTCGGCAGAATTCCGCTTGTAGATGGAAAATTATTCTCATCTTGTCCACACCCCAAAAATCCAGATGTGCAGTTAAGTGCTGCCAAACTAGAGTACATTAACCAGAGTAATTTGCTAATGACAGCCTTAGCAGATGATCCTCATTTAGGCTTATATATTCAAGCAGCAGTTCCCGGTAAAGACAATGGTTTTGATATTGAAGGAATCAGCATTTATCAAAATCGAATTTTTCTAGGTTTACGAGGGCCAGTATTACGTGGTTGGGCTGTAATTTTAGAAATTGAATTAGAAAAATCTACCCCAGGATTGATGACATTAAAACCAATAGGTTATCAACAAAAGGAATATAAAAAACATTTTCTGTGGTTGAATGGTTTAGGAATTCGGGATTTAGCTTTAGATGGGGAAGACTTATTGATATTAGCCGGGCCGACAATGGATTTAGACGGCCCAGTGCAACTTTATCGCTGGCAAGGTGGCGTAAATTTAGCCGAAAATATTTTAAGCTACCCAGAACTTTTACAAGATATTCCCTATGGTAATCGCGAGGATCATGCTGAAGGGATGACGCTATTAAATGATATTACTGGTAAACCTTCATTACTGATAGTTTATGATTCTCCAGCTAAGAGTCGGTTAGTAGGGGAGAGTGGAGTAATAGCAGATTTGTTGAGTTTGGTAATTGGTAATGGGTAATTGTTAATGGGTAATGGGTAATGCTAATTTCTCCCTCATCCTCCTCATCTCCCAGTCCCCAGTCCCCAGTCCCCAGTCCCCAGTCCCCAGTCCCCAATCCCTAAAGATTAGTAGAAATTGCTTGCACCGGGCAGGTAGGGATACACTGTTCGCAGACAATGCAACGCGATCGCGTGAATGTCAGCTTATATGTTTCTGGATGGAGACTCAAGGCTTCAGTGGGACAAACCCCAGTACATAAACCGCAGTGAACACAGGTATCTTCATCAATGACAATTTCGCCCAATGTATGTGACACATTGATGTTTTGCGATCGCATCCACTCAATCGCCGCATCTAACTGATCGATATCTCCCAATAATTCCACAACCAGCTTACCAATTTGATTTGGGGCAACTTGGGCACGGATAATATTAGCCGCAACATTAAACTCTTTAGCCAGTCTATAGGTAACCGGCATTTGTATAGCACGTTTGGGAAAAGTGAGAGTAACTCGTTTTTTCACAGGCTTGGCAGAGACTCTTGTCTGTTCTAGGGTATCTTTAATTTTGGGCATTGGGCATGGGGCATTGGGCATAGGTAATTGGTAATTGGTAATTGGTAATTGGGTGTTTTTTATTTCCCCTTGTCCCAATCCCCAATCCCCAATCCCTAGTCCCCATTACCCCTTATCCCCAGAGCAGGGTGGTTTCATACAAACAGAGAAAAATAATAATGATTCATAGGGGGAAATAAAACATTTACAACAGGCGAAGTATGAATCTGCTCGAGCAGTTGCAACAAGTTCCAGACTATCGGCATATCCGAGGACGAAGACACGAGCTATGGTTAGTTTTGTTGTTAATATTACTAGGAGCAATGACGGGGTACTGGGGTTATCGACCACTGGAGGACTTTACTAAGGTACATCGGCAAAGCTTGATTCAAATGTTAGAACTGACAGATGATATTAAGTTTCCTTCATACTCGACATTCCGACGGGTACTAAAAACCATCGATTTTCAGCCATTAACAGACTTATTTAATACTTGGGCATTGGCGATCGCCTCACCAAAACCAGAGGAAAGATTAGCAGTTGATGCTAAGAGCATTCGTTGCACACTGACAGATTATAGTCAGTCATATCAGAACTTTATCTCGGTTGTGTCAGTATTTAGTCACCAACGTGGTGTTGTTGTCCAGATGCAAGCATTTGCTAATAAACAAGTCAGCGAAGTCGCAGTTGTGCAACAGTTAATATCTGAGTTTACAGATTCTAGCGTCATGTTTACCCTGGATGCTCTGCACTGTCAAAAAAAACAGTATCGTTGATTATCAATACAGATAATGATTATTTGATTGGATTGAAGGAAAACCAGCCTAAACTCTACAAAATGGCTCAAACTCAATTCCTTCAATCACCTCCACTCAGTTGTGCCACAGCTATTGATTCGGGGCATTCCAGAATTGTCAAACGCACTTGCCAAGTATTTGCAGTTCCCGAATCACTTCAAAATCAATGGGCTGGACTCAAAACATTTGTTGTTGTCGAGCGTCAGGGTGAACGCGATCGCCAACCATTTCACGAATATCAGTTTTACATTTGTAGTCAACATCTCGAAGCTCAACAATTGCTTGCTGATACTCAAGGACACTGGGGAATTGAAAATCGACTACACTGGGTCAAAGATGTGACATTTTCCGAAGATTTTCCACTGCGTCGTGGTGGCAATGCTCCTGTCAATTGGGCAATTTTGCACACCTTTTTCATTACGATCGCCAGATTTTTTGGTTTCCGAACTATCCCTCAAGCACAACGTGCCTTATCCAACCAACTCCAAAAGGTTTTTTCTCTGTTTGTATGAAACCACCCTGCTTCTCCCCAGAGGGGGCCCCGAGTTCCCCAACCCCCAGCCTTCAGTTAAACTTAAGATGATAATGCTTAATAAGATTTAATAATTTTGTTATGACTAAAGATTCGCCAGTGAATACTCCAGCAAAGCCGGAATCTACAACAGCGGCGCGAGTAAGAAATTTTTTAATCGCCCTAGTAGCGATCGCACTCAGCGTTGCTTTAGTTGTAGGATTGCGAAGTGAAACAACTTCGGCTTCTTTGAGTAAGTTGGATGAAGCCTCTACACCCCTAGAAGTAGCTATCAGCAACGGTAAGCCTTCACTGGTAGAGTTTTACGCTGATTGGTGTACTGTTTGTCAAAAAATGGTACCAGATATGACTGAGTTAAAACAGCAATATGCAGATCAGCTCAACTTTGTCATGCTAAATGTGGATAACACCAAATGGCTACCAGAAATGCTGAAATATCGGGTGGATGGCATTCCCCATTTTGTATTTTTGGGTAAGAATGGTGAAACCATAGCGCAAGCAATTGGAGATCAACCGCGCGCTGTGATGGCTAGTAATTTAGAGGCTTTAGCAACAGATTCATCTCTACCTTACGCCCAACTTAGCGGCCAGGTTTCTAAATTCTCTGCACCTGTTACACCAACAGCTAGCCAAGAAGATCCGCGTAGTCATGGTAGTCAGGTGGTAAATTAGTAATTCGTAATTCGTAATTCGTAATTAGGTATGGGTTGAAATCTGCCCAACTTAATTGCGATTTTTTTTATTTAATAATTCAATAGAGGCAAGGCATAGTTAAGTTTTCTATATTACCTAGAAATTATTGATGCTGTGCCTCTAATGTTATTTATATAGACCTTTATAGGAGCGGAAAATTATTGTGCGCTCACGAGAATATTTACTAAATATACGTTTTTATAAAAAATTTAAAGCACAATAATGAAAAACTTATCTTTACCGATTACCTTTTAAGTTTTAATTACGAATTACGAATTATTTAGGAGTTTAACCTTGAAATTTGATGAACTAGATAACAGGATGCGGGTGTTTGAGACAGCACACGATCATTGTGTGCTACCCGGAATTTATATTGTTGCTAGATTAGATGGACGTGGCTTTACTCGCCTGACAAAAGAAGTACATCAATTTGAGGCTCCCTTTGATAGCTACTTTCGGGATTTGATGGTGGATACTGTCGAACATTTGATGAATTGTGGTATTGATATCATCTATGGTTATACCCAAAGTGATGAAATATCTCTACTTTTTGCGCTGAATGAAAATACCTTCAACCGAAAATTAAGAAAACTCAATTCAGTTTTAGCAAGTGAAGCTAGCGCTAAATTTTCTTTATCGCTGAGTGCTTTAGCTTGCTTTGATTGTCGCATTTCTCAGCTTCCTAATAAAGAAGAAGTAGTAAATTATTTTCGTTGGCGCAGTGAAGATGCCCATAGAAATGCGCTAAATGCTCATTGCTATTGGTGTTTGCGTCGAGACGGGCAAAATGCAACTCAAGCAACCAGTATGATGAAAGGTTTATCTGTTGCTGAAAAAAACGAGATGTTATTTCAACATGGAATTAATTTTAATCAAATTCCTAACTGGCAAAAACGTGGTGTAGGGCTTTATTGGGAAAAATATGAAAAGCAAGGATATAACCCAGTTAAGGGGGAAATTGTGCCCGCATTACGGCGACGCATCCGGCAAGATTTAGATTTACCGATGAGGGATGAATACAGCCAATTTATTGCAAAGTTAGTTAGTGCTGAGTCATAAAAACAAGCGATCGCACCCTCAGTCGCATAGAGAATTTTGCCAAAGTTACATTGTGAGAACAGCCGCGCAGTTGATGGAATTGATAGGCGATCGCCTTCTCAGTGAATCCATATTTTGAGGCAAGAATAAAGAATTTCTCAAATAAAGATGAATTGTTAAGCAAACAAGGGATAAATAAAGATAGTTCCAACTAAGGTGAATCTTCCGGCAGCTATTATATGACCTATTGCCTCAGAATTGCTGATATGCCTGAGACTGAACGTCCGCGTGAACGTTTAATGGCTCATGGCCCCAAAGTTTTAGCTACTGCTGAATTGATTGCAATTTTGTTAGGTACTGGTCAAGGGCCAGGAAAATTATCGGCTGTGGGTTTGGGACAATATATTTTGAGCGAATTAGGCAAACATCAGCGCGACCCTTTGGCAGTTTTGCGAGAAGTTACCCCAGCAGAGTTAATGCAAATTCCTGGGGTGGGGCCAGCCAAGGCGACTACTATCTTAGCGGCGATTGAATTAGGGAAACGCGCTTTTCAAACTCGACCAGAAGGGGAAACTATTGATAGCCCACTAGCAGCCGCAGCAGCTTTAAGCCAGAATTTAATGTGGCAATCGCAAGAACGGTTTGCAGTGTTGCTGTTAGATGTTAAAAATCGCTTGCTGGGAACCCAAGTCATTACCATTGGTACGGCTACAGAAACCTTAGCTTCTCCCCGCGAAATTTTTCGAGAAGTAATTCGCCAGGGTGCAACGCGGGTAATTGTCGCACATAATCATCCATCTGGTAGCCTGGAACCCAGTCAAGAAGATATCGAATTGACGCGCCAATTGCTAGCAGGAGCAAATTTTTTAGGTATTCCCCTGCTGGATCATCTAATTTTAGGTAATGGTAATCACCAAAGTTTACGAGAAATTACAACTTTATGGGATGAGTATCCGCAAGGGGATTAGGATTGGGCATGGGGCATGGGGCATGGGGCATGGGGCATTGGGCATTGGGCATTGGGTAATTGGTAATGGGTAATTGGTAATGGGATTTGCCGTTTATTCTTTCTCCCCTTCCCCCTTCCCCTTGTCCCCTTGTCCCCCCTTCCCCCTTAATATCCCCAGGCTACATAGGGTAATTTTGCCGCAGTGGCGCGAACTTGATTGGCATTGGCTACTAATTGACCGCAAGCATCCCAAGTTCCGGAGATGAAGGTGCTTCTTGTGCCTTCACCGATAGATACTGGAGTTGTGTAATCGCCAATTTGGACTTGCAAGCTTTCTAGATTGATGGTGACAGATGCTTGCGGATTGGTTGTTACTAGTTCTTGCAGCTTTTTGATGGTGGCGCTATCAGCAGTTACGCAAGGTATACCCATTGCGACGCAGTTACCAAAAAAGATTTCTGCAAAGCTTTCACCAATTAAGGCTTTAATGCCCCATTTTGCTAGGGCTTGGGGTGCGTGTTCCCGTGAGGAACCACAGCCAAAGTTGCGGTTAACTATTAAAATGTTCGCCCCTTGATATTGTGGTAAATCGAAGGGATGCTCACCTTTCAGTGCTGTGCGGTCATCGATAAATGCACCTTCACCTAAACCATCAAAAGTGATGGCTTTTAAATAGCGGGCGGGAATGATGCGATCGGTATCTATATCATTACCTATTAAAGGTATGGCGCGACCGGAGACTTGTTTAACTTCACTAACCATAAATTTTTAGGAAAAACGAACCGCGAAGGACACAAAGAACGCAAAGGAAGAATTTGAGAGAGGTTTTGTTGTAGGGTGTGTTACGCCGCAGGCTAACGCAGCATTGGATATTTGCAGTGCGTTAGGGCGAAAGCCCATAACGCACCATACATATTGTTGAGAGTTCGGTTACAGCAACTCGCGCACGTCGGCGACTTCGCCTTTAATTGCTGCAGTCGCTACCATTGCAGGACTCATGAGTAATGTGCGACCGGAAGCGGAACCTTGTCTACCTTTAAAGTTGCGGTTGGAAGAGGAGGCGCTGATTTGTCTTCCCTGTAGTTTGTCTGGGTTCATGGCTAGACACATGGAACAGCCTGGTTCGCGCCATTCAAAGCCGGCTTCCTCAAAAATTTTGTCTAATCCTTCGGCTTCGGCTTCTTTTTTAACTCTTTCAGAACCTGGGACAACAAAAGCTTTCACTCCCTCTGCTACATGGCGACCTTGGGCAATTTTTGCAGCTTCTCGTAAGTCGCTGATTCTGCCGTTGGTGCAACTACCTATAAAGCAGACATCTACTTTAGTGCCTTTGATGGGCTGACCGGGAAATAAATCCATGTAGCTGTAAGCTTCTTCAGCAATAAATCTGTCTTCTTCCAGTAGTTCTTCTGGTTTGGGGATGAGTTGGTTAACGCCGATACCTTGACCGGGAGTAATTCCCCAGGTAACTGTGGGGGGAATATCGGCGGCGTTGAAGACTACAACATCGTCATATTCAGCATTAGCATCACTCTTGATGGATTCCCACCAAGCAACTGCTTTGTCCCAATCAGCACCTTTGGGTGCGAAGTCTCTACCTTTGAGGTAATCGTAGGTAACTTGGTCGGGGTTGACGTAACCACAACGGGCCCCGCCTTCGATCGCCATATTGCAGACGGTCATCCTCTCTTCCATGTTCATTTGCTCAAAGGTTGTACCTGCGTATTCGTAGGCGTAACCAACACCACCTTTTACGCCAAGGGTGCGGATAATATGCAAAATTACATCTTTGGCGTAAACACCGGGGTTGAGAGTTCCGTTAACTTCGATTTTGCGGACTTTTAATTTAGAGAGGGCGAGGGTTTGGGAAGCCAAAACATCACGGACTTGGCTAGTACCAATACCAAAGGCGATCGCACCAAAGGCACCATGACTAGATGTATGGCTATCGCCGCAAGCAATGGTCATTCCTGGCTGGGTTAGTCCTTGTTCTGGGGCGATGACATGGACAATACCTTGACTACCAGAACCAATATTGTAAAATCTGATGTTATTTTCTTGACAATTTTGCTCTAATGCTCGAATCATTTCCTCTGCCATCGTATCGACAAAGGGACGAGCTTGATTATCAGTAGGTACTATATGATCTACTGTGGCAACAGTGCGATCGCTAAATAATACTTTTAAACCTCGTTCCCGTAACATTGCAAAGGCCTGGGGACTGGTGACTTCATGGATCAGGTGAAGCCCGATAAATAGTTGCGTTAGCCCAGAAGGTAGCGTCCCAACAGTGTGTAAGTCCCAAACTTTATCGAACAGGGTACCTTTACTCATATAAATTGTTAGTTCACGAGTCAGAATTTTTATCGTATCAAAAAATTGTCGGGCTTTTGCTGTGTAACTTGCTTGACTTTCTTTAAGCAATCTTTACAGCGAAACTAAAAATCTCCGAAATATCAGCTTAAATTACTGTAAATAACTGTATTCTTGCTAACAAGGATATCTGGCACATAACAAGATAAATAGAATACTAGTTTTATGGCCATAGATTTACTAAGTTTCTTTCAAGCTACCGACCCCAGCCGCACTTTGTTTATCAATAATGCAGTTGATGCCAAGTATTATATAGACTTTTCTGGAGTGCGGGGTGGTGATATTATTAACCGACTGCAACAGAAAATTACATTTTTTAAGCCGAATGAACCGACCTGTACTTTATTTACCGGACATATTGGTTGTGGTAAATCAACAGAGTTATTAAGGTTACAGGCGGAACTGGAAAAGCAAGGCTTTCATGTGGTGTATTTTGAGTCTAGCGAAGACTTGGAAATGACTGATGTGGATATTGCTGATGTGCTATTAGCGATCGCACGCCGTGTAAGTCAAAGCCTCGATAAAATTACACTGGCGGAAACCAGCAAACTCAATGAATTGCTGCAAGGTGCTTGGAAAGTCTTAAACTCCGAAGTGACGGGAGTTAAGCTGAAAGTTCCCAATATTGGCGATGTCGGTTACTCGGCGGAAAAAGAGAAAGTTTCCCTAGCCTTTGGAATTGGCGAAATTACCACCAAAACCAGGAACGACCCCAACCTGCGGGAAAAACTCAATCAATATTTAGGGCCGCAGAAAACCCAATTACTCGAAGCCATTAACCGCGAACTCTTAGAACCTGCGATCGCTAAACTCAAGCAGCAGGGTAAAAAAGGTTTAGTGGTAATTGTCGATAACCTCGACCGCATCGATAACCGCGTCAAATCTTGGGGTCGTCCGCAACAAGAATATTTATTTGTCGATCAAGGGGAATTTTTGACCAAGCTAAATTGTCATTTAGTTTATACAATGCCCCTATCGCTGAAATTTTCCAATGATTATGGCACTTTAACCCAGCGCTTCCCCGAAGATCCGAAAGTTTTGCCGATGGTTCCGGTACAGTGGCCTGATGGTCAAGTTCACGAACAGGGAATGACACTCTTGCAGCAGATGGTCTTAGCTAGAGCCTTTCCTGACGTACCAGCCGCAGAACGCCTCGATCATATTACAGAGATATTTGACAGTGCTAGCACCTTAGACCGCTTATGTTATATGAGTGGTGGTCATGTGCGCGACTTGTTGCGGTTGCTGAACACCTGGATTATGGAAGAAATGACCCTTCCCCTATCCCGCGACACCTTAGAACAAGTAATTCGTTCGCGGCGTAACGAAATGACCATGCCAATTTCTGATGAAGAGTGGCAATTATTGCGTCACGTCAAGCAGAGAAAGAAAGTCAGCGACGACCAAGGATATCAAAAACTGATTCGCAGTAGGTTTGTTTTTGAATATCGCGATCGCGGCGAGTCGTGGTTTGATGTTAACCCCATCTTAATTGAAGCCAGGGAATTAACCTCCTAACCCGTAAGTCATTGCCCACCGTATCATGTTTTTGGTGGGCAATGCCCAATGCCTCATGCCCCATGCCCAATGCCCAATGCCCCATGCCCTATGACAAACAATAATCGCTCTCTAGAACAACTAGCTTGGGCCATCCAAGCTTCTGTAGGGCAGTTCAAGTTAATTTTGGCAAGGTGCAATTATCTACAACAGCGCGATCGCTTAATTGCTAGGTTACAGGAAATCTCTGCTGTCAACATTAGCGTTTTAACTCTCAAACCATCACAAAGGACACTTTACACCGCTATTCGTGAGGAATTTGGGGGTAATGTCCAGGCTTTGATGATTGTGGGATTAGAAAAGTTGCAAGATTTACCCCAAATGTTGACTTCAGCTAATCAGGTGCGGGAAGAGTTTCGTAAAAGTTTCTCTTTCCCGATTGTGTTGTGGGTGAACGATGACATTCACCAGCTACTAATGCAAATAGCCCCCGATTTAGAAAGTTGGGCAACCACGAAAAACTTTGATATTACCATTGATGAAATAACTAACTTTATCGTCAATACAGCAGCACAATTATTCGATGATATTTTAGATATCAATTTAGAAATTATCACAGAAATTAAATCTGCTTGTCAAACATTACAAAATCAAGGACAAGATTTAGCACCTGAGTTAAAAGCCAATTGTGATTTTTTATTGGGTTTAGTTGCATATATCAATAAAAATTTAGATGGTGCAATTAGTTATTACAATCAAAGCTTAGATTATTGGCAGACTAACAATAACTTTGAGCGTCAAGCTAAGATACTTACACAAATTACTATTTGTTATTACGAAAAATATAGAGAAACTGAAAGAAATCTGCCGCCATCTAGAAAGCAGGAACAAGCAGAACAAATCTTTTCCGCAACAGGTACAAATCATGAGGCAGGAGATATAGCATTTGCTAGTGTAACTGTACCCACTGAGACGCAAGTTGTAAATCGGGAGACAATTAAAAATTATCTTCAACAAAGTATTGCCGCATTTGAGGCTGCTCAACGCCCTGATTTAATCGCAAACTCTCTAGATAAAGTTGGTATTGTTCTCCGTTATTTACAAGATTGGCAGCAACTCAAAACCTTAGCGACACAGGCTCTAATTATTCATGAAGCGAATAACAATAGTATTAAAATATCTCAAGATAATGGCTTTTTAGCTGAAATTGCATTAGCAGAGAACGACTGGCAACAGGCAAAAGAATTATCCCAAAAAGCATTAACATATTTAACTACAGAAAATCAGCCTGATTCACAAGAATTATCGCAAGTCAATATCACTAATCATCGGCAAGAATTATTATTAATCCTGGCGCAAGCACAACATAATTTAGATGAAACCCCAACAGCAATTAATAATTTAGCAGCAGCTAGAAAATTAGGAATTACAGACAACGACCCCCAGCTTTATCTGAGGATTCTGGAGAAATTACAACAGCTATATTTTCAACAAAAGCAATATCTCGAAGCATTTAATGCCAAGCAAGAAGCGCGTTCTATCGAGCAGCAATTTGGTTTGCGGGCGTTTGTTGGTGCAGGTAGATTACAAGCCACAAAACAATTAGATACCCAAGTTTTAACAGCAGTAACAGCAAATAATCAAGATAATATTGCCCCAGAAATTGCCGCATCTGGTCGTCAATTGGATGTAGAACGGGTAATAGAACGCATCGGTCGCCCAGATTATAAATTAATCGTCATTCATGGGCAATCGGGTGTTGGTAAAAGTTCCTTAGTGAATGCGGGACTCATCCCAGCTTTGAAACAGAAAGCTATTGGTGTGCAAGATAATTTGGTTGTCGCCATTCGCGTGTATACCAATTGGCTGGAAGAGTTGGCGCGGGAGTTGTTGGGGAGTGTGGGAGGTGAGGGGGATGAGGAAGATGAGGAAGATGAGGGGGATGAGGGAGAGTTAAGGCGTGAAAGTTTGAGTTACGAAGGTGACAATTCGAGCTTTTTACTCGATGGTTCGAGTTCTGAAGGCGACAATTCGAGTTTGGGACATGAAAATTCGAGTTCGGAACCTGAAAATTCCACTTTTTTACTCGACGCTCCG contains:
- a CDS encoding P-loop NTPase fold protein, giving the protein MAIDLLSFFQATDPSRTLFINNAVDAKYYIDFSGVRGGDIINRLQQKITFFKPNEPTCTLFTGHIGCGKSTELLRLQAELEKQGFHVVYFESSEDLEMTDVDIADVLLAIARRVSQSLDKITLAETSKLNELLQGAWKVLNSEVTGVKLKVPNIGDVGYSAEKEKVSLAFGIGEITTKTRNDPNLREKLNQYLGPQKTQLLEAINRELLEPAIAKLKQQGKKGLVVIVDNLDRIDNRVKSWGRPQQEYLFVDQGEFLTKLNCHLVYTMPLSLKFSNDYGTLTQRFPEDPKVLPMVPVQWPDGQVHEQGMTLLQQMVLARAFPDVPAAERLDHITEIFDSASTLDRLCYMSGGHVRDLLRLLNTWIMEEMTLPLSRDTLEQVIRSRRNEMTMPISDEEWQLLRHVKQRKKVSDDQGYQKLIRSRFVFEYRDRGESWFDVNPILIEARELTS
- a CDS encoding tRNA(His) guanylyltransferase Thg1 family protein produces the protein MKFDELDNRMRVFETAHDHCVLPGIYIVARLDGRGFTRLTKEVHQFEAPFDSYFRDLMVDTVEHLMNCGIDIIYGYTQSDEISLLFALNENTFNRKLRKLNSVLASEASAKFSLSLSALACFDCRISQLPNKEEVVNYFRWRSEDAHRNALNAHCYWCLRRDGQNATQATSMMKGLSVAEKNEMLFQHGINFNQIPNWQKRGVGLYWEKYEKQGYNPVKGEIVPALRRRIRQDLDLPMRDEYSQFIAKLVSAES
- a CDS encoding DUF3616 domain-containing protein; translation: MNNCDLIEEVSLTFTESFQKHRTDLSALLLTPDKYLWLGSDESSTLERLSLLDGKNFGDHQQFRVAEFISLPAPESEEIDIEGLAYADYYLWLVGSHSYKRKKPKTKHTDVKNIQRLANVTSEPNRYLLGRIPLVDGKLFSSCPHPKNPDVQLSAAKLEYINQSNLLMTALADDPHLGLYIQAAVPGKDNGFDIEGISIYQNRIFLGLRGPVLRGWAVILEIELEKSTPGLMTLKPIGYQQKEYKKHFLWLNGLGIRDLALDGEDLLILAGPTMDLDGPVQLYRWQGGVNLAENILSYPELLQDIPYGNREDHAEGMTLLNDITGKPSLLIVYDSPAKSRLVGESGVIADLLSLVIGNG
- the leuC gene encoding 3-isopropylmalate dehydratase large subunit, encoding MSKGTLFDKVWDLHTVGTLPSGLTQLFIGLHLIHEVTSPQAFAMLRERGLKVLFSDRTVATVDHIVPTDNQARPFVDTMAEEMIRALEQNCQENNIRFYNIGSGSQGIVHVIAPEQGLTQPGMTIACGDSHTSSHGAFGAIAFGIGTSQVRDVLASQTLALSKLKVRKIEVNGTLNPGVYAKDVILHIIRTLGVKGGVGYAYEYAGTTFEQMNMEERMTVCNMAIEGGARCGYVNPDQVTYDYLKGRDFAPKGADWDKAVAWWESIKSDANAEYDDVVVFNAADIPPTVTWGITPGQGIGVNQLIPKPEELLEEDRFIAEEAYSYMDLFPGQPIKGTKVDVCFIGSCTNGRISDLREAAKIAQGRHVAEGVKAFVVPGSERVKKEAEAEGLDKIFEEAGFEWREPGCSMCLAMNPDKLQGRQISASSSNRNFKGRQGSASGRTLLMSPAMVATAAIKGEVADVRELL
- the leuD gene encoding 3-isopropylmalate dehydratase small subunit gives rise to the protein MVSEVKQVSGRAIPLIGNDIDTDRIIPARYLKAITFDGLGEGAFIDDRTALKGEHPFDLPQYQGANILIVNRNFGCGSSREHAPQALAKWGIKALIGESFAEIFFGNCVAMGIPCVTADSATIKKLQELVTTNPQASVTINLESLQVQIGDYTTPVSIGEGTRSTFISGTWDACGQLVANANQVRATAAKLPYVAWGY
- a CDS encoding thioredoxin family protein, giving the protein MTKDSPVNTPAKPESTTAARVRNFLIALVAIALSVALVVGLRSETTSASLSKLDEASTPLEVAISNGKPSLVEFYADWCTVCQKMVPDMTELKQQYADQLNFVMLNVDNTKWLPEMLKYRVDGIPHFVFLGKNGETIAQAIGDQPRAVMASNLEALATDSSLPYAQLSGQVSKFSAPVTPTASQEDPRSHGSQVVN
- the radC gene encoding DNA repair protein RadC; this translates as MTYCLRIADMPETERPRERLMAHGPKVLATAELIAILLGTGQGPGKLSAVGLGQYILSELGKHQRDPLAVLREVTPAELMQIPGVGPAKATTILAAIELGKRAFQTRPEGETIDSPLAAAAALSQNLMWQSQERFAVLLLDVKNRLLGTQVITIGTATETLASPREIFREVIRQGATRVIVAHNHPSGSLEPSQEDIELTRQLLAGANFLGIPLLDHLILGNGNHQSLREITTLWDEYPQGD
- a CDS encoding NIL domain-containing protein — its product is MKKRVTLTFPKRAIQMPVTYRLAKEFNVAANIIRAQVAPNQIGKLVVELLGDIDQLDAAIEWMRSQNINVSHTLGEIVIDEDTCVHCGLCTGVCPTEALSLHPETYKLTFTRSRCIVCEQCIPTCPVQAISTNL